One region of Humidesulfovibrio mexicanus genomic DNA includes:
- a CDS encoding GPW/gp25 family protein, with protein MEYDVLAAPSGAIAFGARGLAEIAQNIRIILSTLAWSCPLDRKFAGGAGYLDSPLPLTTAARVASIIETVEQHEPRVRVTAVTFEADPSSALDGIVYPRIRFALRKGVSL; from the coding sequence ATGGAATACGACGTGCTGGCCGCACCTAGCGGCGCAATCGCCTTCGGCGCTCGCGGCCTGGCCGAGATCGCGCAGAACATCCGTATCATCCTGTCCACTTTGGCCTGGTCCTGTCCCCTTGACCGGAAGTTTGCCGGAGGGGCCGGCTACCTGGACAGTCCTTTGCCTCTGACCACGGCCGCGCGCGTGGCCAGCATCATCGAAACCGTGGAACAGCATGAGCCCCGGGTCCGCGTCACGGCCGTGACTTTCGAGGCCGATCCGTCCTCGGCCCTGGACGGCATCGTGTACCCGCGAATCCGCTTCGCGCTCAGAAAGGGGGTGTCCTTGTGA
- a CDS encoding phage tail protein, producing MATVDAATRSALQASLLASMFKGAPPNPATISPLVEMAAVAHGSTLSESGLAPWARMLELELGALTGKVDRTMGRVGLDAESRDLALLAVSGVMTMRGQGVGPDSWKLWLDQDASAKIADAVVGGALAKLPAASILSDAKDLLQTFKDATAVQTPGIGWPLPIPEEIEETSALPMRAGTGSFGPVSFEVSTERVKTWSDLSREHKGRYAAHEVLGAMPRLEFLAPEITPTTFAVRLDAGLGASPAADLDTLADLCRTGRVERLVLGGRNLGPHVLESVKETWRRLGPGGFLLVAEAELTLKEYA from the coding sequence ATGGCCACCGTGGACGCAGCCACCCGTTCAGCCCTGCAGGCCAGCCTGCTGGCCAGCATGTTCAAGGGCGCCCCTCCGAACCCCGCCACCATCAGCCCGCTGGTGGAGATGGCGGCCGTTGCTCACGGCTCGACCTTGAGTGAGTCGGGCTTGGCCCCGTGGGCGCGCATGCTGGAGCTGGAGCTGGGGGCTTTGACCGGCAAGGTGGACCGCACGATGGGGCGGGTCGGCCTTGATGCCGAGTCGCGGGATCTCGCGTTGCTCGCCGTGTCCGGGGTCATGACCATGCGTGGCCAAGGGGTTGGCCCGGATTCCTGGAAACTGTGGCTGGACCAGGACGCTTCGGCCAAGATCGCCGATGCCGTGGTGGGCGGCGCTCTGGCCAAGCTGCCCGCAGCCTCCATCCTGAGTGACGCCAAGGATCTATTGCAAACCTTCAAGGATGCGACGGCCGTGCAGACGCCCGGAATCGGCTGGCCCCTGCCCATCCCGGAGGAAATCGAAGAGACCAGCGCGCTGCCTATGCGTGCGGGCACGGGCAGCTTTGGCCCCGTGTCCTTCGAGGTCAGCACGGAGAGGGTGAAAACATGGTCTGATCTGTCGCGGGAGCACAAGGGCCGCTACGCCGCCCACGAGGTCCTGGGGGCCATGCCGCGCCTGGAGTTCCTGGCCCCGGAGATCACGCCCACCACGTTCGCAGTGCGCCTGGACGCGGGGCTCGGCGCATCCCCTGCGGCGGACCTGGACACCCTGGCGGACCTGTGCCGCACCGGCCGGGTGGAGCGGCTGGTGCTCGGCGGTCGCAACCTTGGGCCGCATGTCCTCGAAAGCGTCAAGGAGACCTGGCGGCGTCTGGGGCCTGGCGGCTTTCTCCTGGTGGCCGAGGCCGAGCTGACGCTCAAGGAGTATGCCTGA
- a CDS encoding phage baseplate assembly protein V, whose amino-acid sequence MSVELEGRVRALEAVLRNLIRVGEVVGVDEAAGTARVRFADAQNLVSHPCRVLTDKSLRDKSQWMPDLGEQVLCLFLAGGLEQGFVVRALYSSADPAPGKPGHIRFVRFEDGTELEYDRQAHKLRADVKGEIEAKAQGNITASTPQLLTLEGGQGIVMRTPALTMQGLGGGCSAVLEANLSLRGDLTQEGGMNVSGNITAGGTIMDGGGNSNHHSH is encoded by the coding sequence ATGAGCGTCGAGTTGGAAGGCCGGGTCCGGGCGTTGGAGGCCGTGCTGCGCAACCTCATCCGCGTGGGCGAGGTGGTGGGCGTTGATGAAGCCGCGGGCACCGCGCGCGTGCGCTTTGCCGATGCGCAGAACCTGGTGAGCCACCCGTGCCGGGTGCTGACGGACAAGAGCCTGCGCGACAAAAGCCAGTGGATGCCGGACCTGGGCGAGCAGGTGCTGTGCCTGTTTCTGGCCGGCGGACTTGAGCAGGGCTTCGTGGTCCGGGCGCTTTATTCTTCCGCCGACCCCGCCCCGGGCAAGCCCGGCCACATCCGTTTTGTGCGTTTCGAGGACGGCACCGAACTTGAGTACGACCGCCAGGCGCACAAGCTGCGGGCCGACGTGAAAGGCGAGATCGAGGCCAAGGCCCAAGGGAACATCACGGCCAGCACCCCGCAGTTGCTCACCCTGGAGGGCGGGCAGGGCATCGTCATGCGCACACCGGCCCTGACCATGCAAGGCCTCGGCGGGGGATGCTCCGCCGTGCTCGAGGCCAACCTCAGCCTGCGCGGCGACCTGACACAGGAGGGGGGCATGAACGTGTCCGGCAATATCACCGCTGGCGGAACCATCATGGATGGCGGCGGCAACTCCAATCACCACAGCCACTAG
- a CDS encoding phage late control D family protein, with translation MSDLISGSNARRVRLSVVIGGKDVTGSVSPDLLAFELTDHAHGKADDLRLTLRDTDGKWSGPWRPAKGLRISASILCLDWTGPGQRLGLNFGAFAIDEVEFEGPPDLVQIKAVSASTATALRQESRTQAWESASLRVVAGEIAKRHGLKLYYDGADVPFARVDQREESDLGFLKRLCEERGVNLKAHDGRLALFGAQSHDAKAAALTVTKRGGGLPALKWNFKSKSGVMYKACEVSWLDPETRELRTHTYAPQGQAPSEQLLRINRRVESMAEAERLAQAELRKCNKGEYEAKLDCIGHPGLVAGIVVAASGFGRFDGRYFVEEAVHRVDGSGGYVTSIKGRAALSY, from the coding sequence ATGAGCGATCTGATTTCGGGCAGCAACGCCCGCAGGGTACGACTTTCCGTCGTCATCGGCGGCAAGGACGTGACAGGCTCCGTGTCCCCGGACCTTTTGGCCTTTGAGCTGACGGACCATGCCCACGGCAAGGCCGATGATCTGCGGCTGACCCTGCGCGACACGGACGGCAAGTGGAGCGGCCCCTGGCGGCCGGCCAAGGGCCTGCGCATTTCCGCGTCCATCCTCTGCCTTGACTGGACCGGGCCGGGGCAGCGCCTGGGCTTGAATTTCGGCGCCTTCGCCATCGACGAAGTGGAATTCGAGGGCCCGCCCGACCTGGTGCAGATCAAGGCCGTGTCGGCCAGCACGGCCACGGCCCTGCGCCAGGAATCGCGCACCCAGGCCTGGGAGTCCGCCAGCCTGCGCGTGGTGGCGGGCGAGATCGCCAAACGCCACGGTCTCAAGCTCTACTACGACGGCGCGGATGTGCCCTTTGCCCGCGTGGACCAGCGCGAGGAATCCGATCTGGGCTTCCTCAAGCGGCTGTGCGAGGAGCGTGGGGTCAACCTCAAGGCCCACGACGGCCGCCTTGCGCTCTTCGGCGCGCAGTCCCACGACGCCAAGGCCGCCGCCCTCACCGTGACCAAACGCGGCGGCGGCCTGCCCGCGCTCAAGTGGAATTTCAAAAGCAAGAGCGGCGTGATGTACAAGGCCTGCGAGGTGTCCTGGCTGGACCCGGAGACGCGCGAGTTGCGCACCCATACGTACGCCCCGCAGGGGCAGGCCCCCTCGGAACAGCTCCTGCGCATCAACCGCCGGGTGGAGAGCATGGCCGAGGCCGAGCGTCTGGCCCAGGCCGAGCTGCGCAAATGTAACAAGGGCGAGTACGAGGCCAAGCTTGACTGCATCGGGCACCCTGGCCTGGTGGCGGGCATCGTGGTCGCCGCCTCAGGCTTCGGCCGGTTCGACGGACGCTATTTCGTCGAGGAGGCCGTGCACCGGGTGGACGGCTCGGGCGGCTACGTCACATCAATCAAGGGCCGCGCGGCCCTGTCCTATTAG
- a CDS encoding tail protein X, translating to MPSTITTSQGDSWDGLAYRLWGEERLFDQLMRANPAHLDVVVFPAGVVLVVPDVETPTQTLELPPWMTA from the coding sequence ATGCCTAGCACCATCACCACCTCCCAGGGGGATAGCTGGGACGGCCTGGCCTACCGGCTGTGGGGCGAGGAGCGGTTGTTCGACCAGCTCATGCGCGCCAACCCCGCGCACCTTGACGTGGTGGTGTTCCCGGCGGGCGTCGTGCTTGTGGTGCCCGATGTGGAGACCCCCACCCAAACCCTGGAGCTGCCGCCGTGGATGACCGCATGA
- a CDS encoding phage tail tape measure protein, translating to MALSPSVTSAFKTVKEKAQALNADLKTMRATSSKAKAVVETSRQLTALKQARKEAPESDREMLDAKIKTVAQRYNRATEAAQKHGLSVVQCATQYKKLESEIARAEAALARVKKRQENSAKRKELQGEMVGAVATVMTVAAPVTMAMDFESAFADAKKVMDDFTESDIAQMPKDIRKLSKETGLAAADIAGIYAAAASAKIATSREELQEFASTAAQMAVAFGMSAADAGQRMSSWRAKMGLSQAEVVALSDAINHLGNNMAADPLKTSEVVERVGAVAKTAGLATHEIAAMAAGFVAASPSPEIAATGMKNFLLTLAKGTAMSKDQKESFARLGFDPKLLASDMQKDAETTVLRVLTALRRMPEAEQASLLSEMFGTESLGAIAPMLQNLDGLKKAFGNVAKAESYAGSMTKEYESRSATTKNALLRLRRGAESLGIGVGSVMLPPLAAGADAVSTLLTPVIAAAEQFPMLTTAVMGVVTGLVVLKVGAIACGYAATILSDGWLIAKGVIAALRPTVIATNAALVWNRGVAIASAVATKTMTVAQWALNAAMTANPIGLVIAGVVALGAAVWALYTYCEPVRRVLDGLWDGVSAKATAAWGAVTGGARAVVDWLGSLSLYDVGVKLLTTFTEGIKAVAMAPVEAVAAVVTKVREYLPGSDAERGPLSTLTASGAAIPATMAQGMNASGDGGLGQALDNSLGLRPRGQGGGAPGGAGLVIHFAPTINVQGGGPELPAVIGAQLQLSEARLREMLENLQSNGRRLAYA from the coding sequence GTGGCTCTGAGCCCATCGGTCACTTCCGCATTTAAGACGGTGAAGGAGAAAGCGCAAGCCCTCAACGCGGATCTCAAGACCATGCGGGCCACGTCGAGCAAGGCCAAGGCCGTTGTCGAGACCAGCCGCCAGCTCACCGCCTTGAAACAGGCGCGCAAGGAGGCCCCGGAATCCGACCGCGAGATGCTGGACGCCAAGATCAAGACCGTGGCGCAGCGGTACAATCGTGCCACAGAAGCCGCCCAGAAACACGGCCTCTCCGTGGTCCAGTGCGCCACCCAGTACAAGAAGCTTGAAAGCGAGATCGCCCGTGCCGAGGCAGCGCTGGCCAGGGTGAAGAAGCGCCAGGAGAACAGCGCCAAGCGCAAGGAACTACAGGGCGAAATGGTGGGAGCCGTGGCCACGGTGATGACCGTGGCTGCGCCCGTGACCATGGCCATGGATTTCGAGAGCGCCTTTGCCGACGCCAAGAAGGTCATGGACGACTTCACGGAGTCGGACATTGCCCAGATGCCCAAGGACATCCGCAAGCTGTCCAAGGAGACGGGCCTTGCAGCTGCCGACATCGCAGGCATCTACGCCGCCGCCGCCTCGGCAAAGATCGCCACCAGCCGCGAGGAATTGCAGGAATTCGCCAGCACGGCCGCCCAGATGGCCGTGGCCTTTGGCATGAGCGCCGCCGATGCGGGGCAGCGCATGTCTTCCTGGCGCGCCAAGATGGGGCTCTCCCAGGCGGAAGTGGTGGCCTTGTCCGACGCCATCAACCACCTGGGCAACAACATGGCCGCCGATCCCCTCAAGACCTCCGAGGTGGTGGAGCGCGTGGGTGCCGTGGCCAAGACCGCAGGCTTGGCTACCCATGAAATAGCCGCCATGGCGGCCGGCTTCGTGGCCGCCTCGCCCAGCCCGGAGATCGCGGCCACGGGCATGAAAAATTTCCTGCTGACCCTGGCCAAGGGCACGGCCATGTCCAAGGATCAGAAGGAGTCTTTCGCGCGCTTGGGCTTCGACCCCAAGCTGCTGGCGAGCGACATGCAAAAGGACGCAGAGACCACGGTGCTGCGCGTGCTCACGGCCCTGCGGCGCATGCCCGAAGCCGAGCAGGCCTCGCTCTTGTCCGAGATGTTCGGCACCGAATCTCTGGGCGCCATCGCCCCCATGCTGCAAAACCTGGACGGGCTCAAGAAGGCCTTCGGGAACGTGGCCAAGGCCGAATCCTACGCCGGGTCCATGACCAAGGAGTACGAGTCCCGCTCGGCCACCACGAAGAACGCCCTGCTGCGCCTCAGGCGCGGCGCGGAATCGCTCGGCATCGGCGTGGGCTCGGTGATGCTGCCGCCCCTGGCGGCCGGGGCGGACGCCGTGTCCACCCTGCTCACTCCGGTGATCGCCGCGGCCGAGCAGTTCCCGATGTTGACCACCGCCGTCATGGGGGTGGTCACCGGGCTCGTGGTGCTCAAGGTGGGGGCCATCGCCTGCGGGTATGCGGCCACCATCCTGTCCGATGGCTGGCTCATCGCAAAGGGCGTCATCGCCGCCCTGCGGCCCACGGTCATCGCCACCAATGCAGCCCTGGTTTGGAATCGCGGCGTGGCCATTGCCTCGGCCGTGGCCACCAAGACCATGACTGTGGCCCAGTGGGCGCTCAATGCGGCCATGACGGCCAATCCCATCGGCCTGGTGATTGCGGGCGTGGTCGCCCTGGGTGCGGCCGTCTGGGCGCTCTACACCTATTGCGAGCCCGTACGCCGCGTGCTGGACGGGCTTTGGGACGGCGTGTCCGCCAAGGCCACGGCGGCCTGGGGCGCGGTGACAGGCGGCGCCCGGGCGGTTGTGGACTGGCTGGGTTCCCTCTCGCTCTACGATGTGGGCGTGAAGCTGCTCACCACCTTTACCGAGGGCATCAAGGCCGTGGCCATGGCTCCGGTCGAGGCCGTGGCGGCCGTGGTCACCAAGGTGCGCGAGTACCTGCCCGGCTCCGACGCCGAGCGCGGGCCGCTGTCCACTCTGACGGCCTCGGGCGCGGCCATCCCGGCCACCATGGCCCAGGGCATGAACGCGAGCGGCGACGGCGGCCTCGGCCAGGCCCTGGACAACAGCCTGGGCCTTCGCCCGCGCGGACAAGGCGGCGGCGCTCCCGGCGGGGCTGGGCTGGTGATCCACTTCGCGCCCACCATCAACGTGCAGGGCGGCGGCCCGGAGCTCCCCGCCGTGATCGGGGCGCAGCTGCAACTTTCCGAGGCGCGCCTGCGCGAGATGCTTGAGAACCTCCAGAGCAATGGACGGAGGCTCGCCTATGCCTAG
- a CDS encoding GpE family phage tail protein, protein MVVEVAGMTGWSREDLLSMTVAELSQWREASVEVSRRAGNG, encoded by the coding sequence ATGGTGGTGGAGGTGGCGGGCATGACCGGCTGGAGCCGGGAAGACCTGCTCTCCATGACTGTGGCGGAGCTGAGTCAGTGGCGAGAGGCCTCTGTCGAGGTCAGCAGGCGCGCCGGGAACGGCTAG
- a CDS encoding phage tail assembly protein — protein sequence MSNTLKLEFPLMLDGGEVTALVMRRPTVGDHLVAEKATGGELDAEVVLFGRLCSMNPEDLQLMDMADYKGLQEIYKGFLSRKKME from the coding sequence ATGTCCAACACGCTGAAGCTGGAATTCCCGTTGATGCTTGATGGCGGCGAAGTCACCGCCCTTGTGATGCGCCGCCCCACGGTTGGTGATCACCTCGTCGCCGAGAAAGCGACGGGCGGAGAGCTTGACGCGGAGGTGGTCCTGTTTGGCCGCCTTTGCAGCATGAACCCTGAGGACCTGCAACTTATGGACATGGCAGACTACAAGGGCTTGCAGGAGATCTACAAGGGTTTTTTGTCCAGAAAGAAGATGGAGTAA
- a CDS encoding phage major tail tube protein → MTLPTANPIPEKLIGFRVYNEGQDQIGLADVELPEIEFLTETTSGAGIAGEVESLVLGQTKSLSIKFKWRAFNGSSVSLLAPKGHQLDLRGSIQRFDAAAGTYEPQAMKIVVRCAPKKGGLGKLEMGKPMDNESELEVTYLKVWLGGTEVLEIDKLNYIFKVDGTDYLATVRANLGIEV, encoded by the coding sequence ATGACCCTGCCCACCGCAAACCCCATCCCCGAGAAGCTCATCGGCTTCCGCGTCTACAACGAAGGCCAGGACCAGATCGGCCTTGCCGACGTGGAGCTGCCGGAGATCGAGTTCCTGACTGAGACCACTTCCGGCGCAGGCATCGCCGGCGAGGTCGAATCCCTTGTCCTTGGCCAAACCAAAAGCCTCAGCATCAAGTTCAAGTGGCGCGCCTTCAACGGTTCGTCCGTTTCGCTCCTTGCCCCCAAAGGCCACCAGCTCGACTTGCGCGGTTCCATCCAGCGCTTCGACGCGGCCGCCGGGACCTACGAACCGCAGGCCATGAAGATTGTGGTGCGCTGCGCGCCTAAGAAGGGCGGCCTGGGCAAGCTTGAAATGGGCAAGCCCATGGACAACGAGAGCGAACTCGAAGTCACCTACCTCAAAGTCTGGCTTGGCGGGACCGAGGTGCTCGAGATCGACAAGCTGAACTACATCTTCAAGGTGGACGGCACGGACTATCTGGCCACCGTCCGCGCCAACCTGGGCATTGAAGTCTAG
- a CDS encoding phage tail sheath family protein: MPLNYRHGVSVSEVPTSVVAPARIDVSLPVVVGIAPVHKLPIGVSRLVNEPKIVFSYQEFVELFGWDDDLPTYGLCDVAKVYLSLYGMSPIVFINVFDPAVHKTGETPDPAKVTAADIIGGVDATTLKRTGLELVAEVFPRFRLVPGQILCPGFSSDPAVAVVMGAKCKLVSGHFTCSGIIDVPASVSRYTDVPAWINDNNLTDSGLSIFYGSPVLGTEIHRGSSHLAGGIAARDVKSGGVPFWSPSNSRLLCNSLVHGGKELHLDPGQAAYLESQGIVTGLNFIGGMKIWGNRTAAYPGVTDVKDTFIPVRRMFNWIGNTLILTAWQLVDWPVRRRTIETVCDTFNCWLNGLTSCEYLLGGRVAFLESENPTLDLLDGIIRFHVYASPPPPARSLEFIMEYDVKYLSALFGSSN, encoded by the coding sequence CGGCGTCAGCCGCCTGGTCAACGAACCCAAGATCGTCTTCAGCTACCAGGAGTTCGTGGAGCTCTTCGGCTGGGATGACGACCTGCCCACCTACGGCCTGTGCGATGTGGCCAAGGTGTACCTGTCGCTCTACGGCATGTCGCCCATCGTGTTCATCAACGTGTTCGACCCGGCCGTGCACAAGACCGGCGAGACCCCGGACCCCGCCAAGGTCACGGCCGCAGACATCATCGGTGGGGTGGACGCCACCACGCTCAAGCGCACCGGCCTGGAGCTGGTGGCCGAGGTGTTCCCGCGCTTCCGGCTGGTGCCCGGCCAGATCCTTTGCCCCGGCTTCAGCAGTGACCCGGCTGTGGCCGTGGTCATGGGGGCCAAGTGCAAGCTGGTTTCCGGCCACTTCACGTGCTCGGGCATCATCGACGTGCCCGCGAGCGTGAGTCGCTACACCGACGTGCCCGCCTGGATCAACGACAACAACCTGACCGACTCCGGCCTGAGTATCTTCTACGGCTCGCCCGTCCTCGGCACGGAGATCCACAGGGGATCGTCGCATCTGGCCGGGGGTATCGCCGCGCGCGACGTCAAGAGCGGGGGCGTGCCCTTCTGGAGCCCCTCCAACAGCCGCCTGCTGTGCAACAGTCTGGTGCACGGCGGCAAGGAGCTGCACCTTGACCCTGGCCAGGCCGCGTATCTGGAAAGCCAAGGCATCGTCACCGGCCTGAACTTCATCGGCGGCATGAAAATTTGGGGCAACCGCACCGCCGCCTATCCCGGCGTCACCGACGTGAAGGACACCTTCATCCCGGTGCGCCGCATGTTCAACTGGATCGGCAACACGCTGATTCTCACGGCTTGGCAGCTTGTGGACTGGCCGGTGCGCCGCCGCACCATCGAGACCGTGTGCGACACCTTCAACTGCTGGCTCAATGGCCTCACCTCCTGCGAGTACCTGCTGGGCGGCCGCGTGGCCTTCCTGGAGAGCGAGAACCCCACCCTGGACCTGCTGGACGGCATCATCCGCTTCCACGTCTACGCGAGCCCGCCGCCGCCCGCGCGCTCCCTGGAGTTCATCATGGAATACGACGTCAAGTACTTGAGCGCCCTGTTCGGGTCCAGCAACTAG